From the genome of Geminocystis herdmanii PCC 6308, one region includes:
- a CDS encoding macro domain-containing protein, protein MFQKKSDAMSKLVVLNLGAGDLNKGFPYITAQLRTDNGGFEQFTGSLPPNPELATLYYNWQTLYQALHQCFDVARRRLFEVKGQGLTNISVKEFQELCQEIETKFNLWLESSSFSPIDKKLRTKLTPDEEIQIIVETKDIILHGFPWHLWHFLEDYQQAEIGISTPEYSLINISKKSRNKLRILAVLGHSEGINIELDRALIQEIKNAEITFLVEPKSAEFHQKLWDEEGWDMLFFAGHSHTENHQGIIFINPKESLTIKELKTALNQAIKQGLKLAIFNSCDGIGLAQELTKLNIPQVIVMREGVPDLIAQEFLKYFLTALQQNKSVFCALREARERLQAWDKDFPGGSWLPMICQNLSTFNLEIKLQESLKIFPNLSVDFWHKNNDIDLENTIFYKKIKETNLFVKIIDITTLDVDVIVSSDDNYLKMGGGVSASILKKGGNSIKEHALKFAPIKLGDVIMTSAGNLSAKYVFHAAVLDYELYYHARSKKPTINIVQEVTKKCLKLAESVNAQSIAFPALATGVGGLPPEQSALGIMIEIMKVLKSNTSLKTIIIALYGHQNSNVNTIKEIKNHFLNQVSHFIDIYQQMETRYELLKDLENIFSSYDIKLASDITSQYQEKLTEIMNQYIDNISNGE, encoded by the coding sequence ATGTTCCAAAAAAAATCTGATGCCATGAGTAAGCTAGTCGTGTTAAATTTGGGTGCGGGAGACTTAAATAAAGGATTCCCTTATATTACCGCTCAATTAAGGACAGATAATGGCGGATTTGAGCAATTTACTGGTAGTTTGCCCCCGAATCCAGAATTAGCAACACTCTACTATAATTGGCAAACCCTTTATCAAGCCTTACATCAGTGTTTTGATGTAGCTAGACGCAGACTATTTGAAGTGAAAGGGCAAGGATTAACTAATATTTCTGTCAAAGAATTTCAAGAACTTTGTCAAGAAATTGAAACAAAATTTAATCTTTGGCTAGAGTCTTCCAGTTTTTCCCCCATCGATAAAAAATTACGCACTAAATTAACTCCTGATGAAGAAATACAAATAATTGTGGAAACTAAAGATATTATTTTACATGGTTTTCCTTGGCATTTATGGCATTTTTTAGAAGATTATCAACAAGCAGAAATAGGCATTAGTACCCCTGAATATAGTTTAATAAATATTAGTAAAAAATCGAGAAATAAGTTAAGAATATTAGCTGTGTTAGGCCATAGTGAAGGTATAAATATAGAACTCGATCGAGCCTTAATTCAAGAAATTAAAAATGCAGAAATTACCTTTTTAGTTGAGCCTAAATCAGCAGAATTTCATCAAAAATTATGGGATGAAGAAGGATGGGATATGTTATTTTTTGCAGGGCATAGCCACACGGAAAATCATCAAGGAATTATCTTTATTAATCCGAAAGAAAGTCTAACTATTAAAGAATTAAAAACTGCTTTAAATCAAGCCATTAAACAAGGATTAAAACTAGCTATATTTAACTCCTGTGATGGTATCGGATTAGCCCAAGAATTGACTAAATTAAACATTCCCCAAGTCATTGTTATGAGGGAAGGAGTACCAGATTTAATTGCCCAAGAATTTTTGAAATATTTTTTAACCGCTTTACAACAAAATAAATCCGTTTTTTGTGCTTTAAGGGAAGCCAGAGAAAGATTACAGGCATGGGACAAAGACTTTCCGGGAGGAAGTTGGCTACCGATGATTTGTCAAAATTTATCAACTTTTAATCTGGAAATAAAATTACAAGAAAGTCTTAAAATTTTTCCTAATTTATCCGTTGATTTTTGGCATAAAAATAATGATATTGATTTAGAAAATACTATTTTTTATAAAAAGATAAAAGAGACAAATTTATTCGTAAAAATAATCGATATTACTACCTTAGATGTTGACGTGATCGTCAGTTCCGATGATAATTATTTAAAAATGGGTGGTGGTGTTTCCGCTTCTATATTGAAAAAAGGAGGCAATAGTATTAAAGAACACGCCTTAAAATTTGCACCGATAAAATTAGGGGATGTAATCATGACAAGTGCTGGTAATTTGTCAGCAAAATATGTTTTTCATGCCGCAGTTTTAGACTATGAATTATATTATCATGCTCGATCGAAAAAACCAACTATTAATATTGTTCAAGAAGTCACAAAAAAATGTTTAAAACTAGCGGAGTCAGTTAATGCCCAATCCATTGCTTTTCCTGCTTTAGCTACGGGTGTAGGAGGACTTCCTCCTGAACAATCTGCTCTTGGTATCATGATTGAAATTATGAAGGTTTTGAAATCAAATACTTCTCTGAAAACTATTATTATTGCTCTTTATGGACATCAAAATAGTAATGTAAATACCATCAAAGAAATTAAAAATCATTTTTTGAATCAAGTTTCACACTTTATTGACATTTATCAACAAATGGAAACTCGTTATGAATTATTAAAGGATTTAGAAAATATTTTTAGTAGTTATGATATTAAATTAGCCAGTGATATAACATCTCAATATCAAGAAAAATTAACGGAAATTATGAATCAATATATAGATAATATAAGTAATGGAGAATGA
- a CDS encoding phosphomannose isomerase type II C-terminal cupin domain codes for MIQLQEQPQETLSSFHPLTNHITETRPWGTFTTLEEGTGYKIKRIEVNPGHRLSLQMHHHRSEHWIVVSGTAKVECGDEVKILAANQSTYVPQCTTHRLENPGVIKLILIEVQNGEYLGEDDIVRFQDDYSRQ; via the coding sequence ATGATTCAACTTCAAGAACAACCTCAAGAAACCCTATCTTCTTTTCATCCCTTAACAAATCATATTACCGAAACTCGCCCTTGGGGTACTTTTACCACCCTAGAAGAAGGCACAGGCTATAAAATTAAACGCATAGAAGTTAACCCCGGTCATCGTTTAAGCCTACAAATGCACCATCATCGTAGTGAACACTGGATTGTGGTTTCTGGTACTGCTAAAGTAGAATGTGGTGATGAAGTCAAGATTTTAGCGGCGAATCAATCAACTTATGTACCTCAATGTACCACTCATCGCTTAGAAAATCCGGGAGTGATTAAATTAATCTTAATTGAAGTGCAAAACGGCGAATATTTAGGAGAAGATGATATTGTTCGTTTTCAAGATGACTATTCGAGACAATAA
- the leuC gene encoding 3-isopropylmalate dehydratase large subunit, producing MSKRTLFDKVWDLHTVGTLPSGQTQLFIGLHLIHEVTSPQAFAMIRERNLKVLFPDRTVATVDHIVPTENQARPFADTLAEEMIQALENNTKENGIKFYNTNSGNQGIVHVIAPEQGLTQPGMTIACGDSHTSTHGAFGAIAFGIGTSQVRDVLASQTLSLTKLKVRKIEVNGALPTGVYAKDVILHLIRKLGVNGGVGYAYEYAGTTFENMNMEERMTVCNMSIEGGARCGYINPDEVTYNYLKGRDFAPKNWAEAVTWWESIRSDADAEYDDIVTFNASDIEPTVTWGITPSQGIGINESLPMPETLPENDKEIAIEAFKYMQLQPGQPIKGTSIDVCFIGSCTNGRISDLREAAKLAQGHKVANNVKAFVVPGSERVKQEAEAEGLHEIFLNAGFEWREPGCSMCLAMNPDKLQGDQISASSSNRNFKGRQGSAQGRTLLMSPAMVVAAAINGKVSDVRELN from the coding sequence ATGAGTAAAAGAACGTTATTTGATAAAGTCTGGGATTTACATACCGTTGGTACTCTACCATCAGGACAAACTCAATTATTTATAGGCTTACATTTGATACATGAGGTAACTAGCCCTCAAGCCTTTGCTATGATTAGAGAACGTAATCTTAAAGTACTTTTTCCCGATCGAACTGTTGCTACCGTAGATCACATTGTACCCACAGAAAATCAAGCTCGTCCATTTGCCGACACTTTAGCAGAGGAGATGATTCAAGCCTTAGAAAATAATACTAAGGAAAACGGTATTAAATTTTATAATACTAACTCTGGGAATCAAGGTATTGTCCATGTAATTGCTCCCGAACAAGGTTTGACTCAACCGGGTATGACGATCGCCTGTGGTGACTCTCATACTTCCACCCATGGAGCGTTTGGTGCGATCGCCTTTGGTATCGGTACATCCCAAGTAAGAGATGTGTTAGCCTCTCAAACCCTATCGTTAACTAAGTTAAAAGTGCGTAAAATTGAGGTAAACGGAGCTTTACCTACGGGAGTATATGCTAAAGACGTTATCCTTCATCTTATCCGCAAATTAGGGGTAAATGGCGGTGTGGGTTATGCCTATGAGTACGCTGGTACAACCTTCGAGAATATGAACATGGAAGAACGCATGACAGTTTGTAATATGTCGATCGAAGGAGGCGCTCGTTGTGGGTATATCAACCCCGATGAAGTCACCTACAATTATCTCAAAGGTAGAGATTTTGCCCCCAAGAATTGGGCAGAAGCGGTGACATGGTGGGAAAGTATCCGTAGTGATGCCGATGCCGAATATGATGATATTGTCACCTTCAATGCCAGTGACATTGAACCTACGGTAACATGGGGAATCACTCCTAGTCAGGGTATCGGTATCAATGAATCTTTACCCATGCCTGAAACTTTACCAGAAAATGACAAAGAGATTGCGATCGAAGCCTTTAAATATATGCAACTGCAACCGGGGCAACCCATCAAAGGCACATCGATCGATGTATGCTTTATTGGTAGTTGTACTAATGGAAGAATTAGCGATTTAAGAGAAGCGGCGAAACTGGCACAAGGGCATAAAGTAGCCAATAATGTAAAAGCCTTTGTCGTACCCGGTTCAGAAAGAGTAAAACAAGAAGCCGAAGCCGAAGGATTACACGAAATCTTTTTGAATGCGGGTTTTGAATGGCGCGAGCCCGGTTGCTCTATGTGTTTAGCAATGAATCCTGACAAATTACAAGGAGATCAAATTAGTGCATCATCCTCTAATCGTAACTTTAAAGGTCGTCAAGGATCAGCCCAAGGGCGCACATTATTAATGAGCCCTGCTATGGTTGTCGCCGCCGCTATTAATGGTAAAGTCTCCGATGTAAGAGAGCTAAATTAA
- the ftsH2 gene encoding ATP-dependent zinc metalloprotease FtsH2 — protein MKLSWRSVLLWTIPFLVIGFFIWQGSFATNVSDTNNTASTRMTYGRFLEYLDKGRVSSVDLYENGRTAIVEAIDPELRQVQRLRVDLPGASPELITKLRESGVNFDSHPLRNEGAIWGILGNLVFPVLLIGSLFFLFRRSSNMPGGPGQAMNFGKSKARFMMEAKTGIMFDDVAGIDEAKEELQEVVTFLKQPEKFTAVGARIPKGVLLVGPPGTGKTLLAKAIAGEAGVPFFSISGSEFVEMFVGVGASRVRDLFKKAKENAPCLIFIDEIDAVGRQRGAGIGGGNDEREQTLNQLLTEMDGFEGNTGIIVIAATNRADVLDSALMRPGRFDRQVMVDPPDFKGRLGVLDVHARNKKIASSVSLEAIARRTPGFSGADLANLLNEAAILTARRRKPEITISEIDAAVDRVIAGMEGTPLVDSKSKRLIAYHEVGHAIVGTLLKDHDPVQKVTLIPRGQAQGLTWFTPNEEQGLTTKAQLMARIAGAMGGRAAEEEVFGHDEVTTGAGGDLQQVTGMARQMVTRFGMSELGSLSLEGQGGEVFLGGGFMNRAEYSEETASRIDSQIKMLAEHGHQIACQIVRENREVIDRLVDLLIEKETIDGEEFRQIVAEYTIVPEKEQFVPQL, from the coding sequence ATGAAATTATCTTGGCGTTCCGTCCTACTATGGACAATACCCTTTTTAGTAATTGGGTTTTTCATCTGGCAAGGCAGTTTTGCCACTAATGTTAGCGATACTAACAATACCGCTAGTACTCGTATGACTTACGGTAGATTTTTAGAATACCTTGATAAAGGACGAGTCAGCAGTGTTGACTTATACGAAAATGGACGTACTGCTATTGTAGAAGCGATCGATCCTGAATTACGTCAAGTACAAAGATTAAGAGTTGACTTACCCGGTGCATCCCCTGAGTTAATCACCAAATTAAGAGAATCTGGGGTTAACTTCGACTCTCATCCTTTACGCAACGAGGGCGCAATCTGGGGTATTTTAGGTAACTTAGTTTTCCCCGTATTGTTGATTGGCTCGTTATTCTTCCTTTTCCGCCGTTCTAGTAATATGCCCGGAGGACCCGGACAAGCCATGAATTTTGGCAAGTCGAAAGCTCGTTTTATGATGGAAGCCAAAACAGGTATCATGTTCGATGATGTAGCTGGTATCGATGAAGCGAAAGAAGAATTACAAGAAGTAGTAACTTTCTTAAAACAACCTGAGAAATTCACCGCCGTAGGTGCAAGAATCCCTAAAGGTGTGTTATTAGTAGGACCTCCGGGGACGGGTAAAACCTTACTAGCGAAAGCCATTGCAGGGGAAGCAGGTGTACCTTTCTTCAGCATTTCTGGTTCAGAATTTGTGGAGATGTTTGTCGGGGTTGGTGCTTCTCGTGTACGGGATTTATTCAAAAAAGCCAAAGAAAACGCTCCCTGTCTCATTTTTATCGATGAGATTGACGCTGTGGGAAGACAAAGAGGCGCAGGTATCGGCGGTGGTAACGATGAAAGAGAGCAAACTTTAAACCAACTCTTAACGGAAATGGATGGTTTTGAAGGCAATACTGGTATTATCGTGATCGCCGCTACTAACCGCGCGGATGTCCTTGATAGTGCCTTAATGCGTCCGGGTCGTTTCGATCGACAAGTAATGGTTGATCCCCCCGATTTCAAAGGCAGATTAGGAGTTTTAGACGTTCATGCTCGCAACAAAAAAATTGCTTCTAGTGTTTCCTTAGAGGCGATCGCCCGTCGTACTCCCGGTTTCAGTGGTGCAGACTTAGCGAATTTACTCAATGAGGCGGCCATTTTAACAGCTCGTCGCCGTAAACCTGAGATTACCATATCAGAAATTGATGCGGCAGTCGATCGAGTTATCGCAGGGATGGAAGGCACTCCTTTAGTGGATAGTAAGAGTAAACGCTTGATTGCTTACCATGAAGTTGGTCACGCCATTGTGGGTACTTTATTGAAAGATCATGATCCCGTACAAAAAGTAACCTTAATTCCCCGTGGACAAGCGCAAGGTTTAACATGGTTTACCCCTAACGAAGAACAAGGATTAACCACCAAAGCGCAGTTAATGGCACGAATTGCGGGTGCTATGGGTGGACGTGCTGCCGAAGAAGAAGTCTTTGGACATGATGAAGTTACCACTGGTGCAGGAGGCGATTTACAGCAAGTAACAGGCATGGCTCGTCAAATGGTAACACGTTTTGGCATGAGTGAACTAGGCTCACTTTCCTTAGAAGGGCAAGGAGGAGAAGTTTTCCTCGGAGGAGGCTTCATGAATCGTGCGGAATATTCTGAAGAAACCGCATCTCGCATTGACTCCCAAATCAAGATGTTAGCAGAACATGGTCATCAAATTGCTTGTCAAATTGTACGGGAAAATCGGGAAGTGATCGATCGATTAGTGGATTTACTGATTGAGAAAGAAACCATTGACGGTGAGGAATTTCGTCAAATCGTAGCGGAATATACGATCGTACCTGAAAAAGAACAGTTCGTACCTCAACTCTAA
- a CDS encoding DUF5331 domain-containing protein, whose product MENFEEIKKRLKKKWLQYYKHNRKWINKYCQENCFVSVQGSLEGETWGTGERSLDDKRFSEVHPPSELIIGVITALEPLLAQYWLTAFVDLYANKEKILVALGLNFDPELELKKIEQKNWEHQQLVIEPEIILDDHNLTEKHYLSTES is encoded by the coding sequence ATGGAAAATTTTGAAGAAATAAAGAAAAGATTAAAGAAAAAATGGTTGCAATATTATAAACATAATCGCAAATGGATTAATAAATATTGTCAAGAAAACTGTTTTGTCTCCGTGCAAGGCTCTTTAGAAGGAGAAACATGGGGAACTGGAGAACGTAGTTTGGATGATAAAAGATTCTCAGAAGTTCATCCTCCTAGTGAATTGATTATCGGAGTAATCACCGCTTTAGAGCCTCTTTTAGCTCAATATTGGTTAACTGCTTTTGTGGATTTGTATGCCAATAAAGAGAAAATACTTGTGGCTTTAGGGTTAAATTTTGATCCTGAATTAGAGTTAAAAAAAATTGAACAAAAAAATTGGGAACATCAACAATTAGTCATCGAACCTGAGATAATTTTAGATGATCATAATTTAACAGAAAAACATTATTTATCTACAGAATCATAA
- a CDS encoding Tll0287-like domain-containing protein: MLNLIQKSFQKLHHLVLSIPVKLFVLISFSLFSIVWSPAIVLAAPIIPHPDELVHAVQEIETLDAMRTGLASTLEGSTEVPTKQTMKEVCRPVGMKAMELSKENGWQVKQIANKYRNPDHAPNNLHDKIALAKFEQNSELIGFWDRETINQETGTRYYRRIDVEATCLVCHGLKDSRPQFVQDGYPQDLAYNFKVGDLRGMYAVFIPDDVKKVIQDSVNP; the protein is encoded by the coding sequence ATGCTAAATCTGATTCAGAAATCTTTTCAAAAATTACATCACCTTGTTTTAAGCATCCCTGTGAAACTTTTTGTGCTGATTAGTTTCAGTTTGTTTTCGATCGTTTGGAGTCCTGCGATCGTTTTAGCCGCTCCCATTATTCCCCATCCAGATGAATTAGTACACGCAGTTCAAGAAATTGAGACTTTAGATGCCATGCGAACTGGTTTAGCTTCAACCTTAGAAGGAAGTACTGAAGTACCAACAAAACAGACCATGAAGGAGGTTTGTCGTCCTGTGGGCATGAAAGCTATGGAACTCAGTAAAGAAAATGGTTGGCAGGTGAAACAAATTGCCAATAAATATCGTAATCCCGATCATGCTCCCAATAATCTACATGACAAGATAGCTTTGGCAAAATTTGAACAAAACTCCGAGCTAATCGGTTTTTGGGACAGAGAAACAATTAATCAGGAGACAGGAACACGCTATTACCGCCGTATAGATGTAGAAGCCACTTGTTTAGTCTGTCACGGTTTGAAAGATAGCCGTCCTCAGTTTGTCCAAGATGGCTATCCTCAAGATTTGGCGTATAACTTCAAAGTTGGGGACTTACGGGGAATGTATGCTGTCTTTATTCCAGACGATGTGAAAAAGGTAATTCAAGATTCAGTTAACCCCTAA
- a CDS encoding HesB/IscA family protein: protein MINCTQTAIEELKRLKNNYDLDTSYVRIKIEKGGCKDYVYQLSFAQEIEENDHTISPDLDVTIVIDRTHYEYLENLTIDYIEDLMGGGFQFKNIDIKEHCTCGLSFKLEKL from the coding sequence ATGATAAATTGTACACAAACTGCGATCGAAGAACTAAAAAGACTCAAAAATAATTATGATTTAGATACTTCCTATGTGAGAATAAAAATAGAAAAAGGAGGATGTAAAGATTATGTTTATCAATTAAGTTTTGCTCAAGAAATAGAAGAAAATGATCACACAATATCCCCTGATTTAGATGTAACGATTGTGATCGATCGAACTCACTATGAATATTTAGAGAATTTAACCATAGATTATATAGAAGATTTAATGGGAGGGGGGTTTCAGTTTAAAAATATCGATATTAAAGAACATTGTACCTGTGGATTATCCTTTAAATTAGAAAAATTATAA
- a CDS encoding rhodanese-like domain-containing protein has product MASEISTLSNPIVETNVLSSVQGYPTLDVAVDRYLMSMPSEYYTIGNVEELKDLMANSQPLLVDVREPSEYRSGHIPSAINIPLRTLSRNLNKIPSDRPVVLYCSTGYRSSMGVMTLHLLNYDNVKGFPVI; this is encoded by the coding sequence ATGGCATCAGAAATTTCCACTTTATCAAATCCAATAGTTGAAACGAATGTTCTGTCAAGTGTGCAAGGGTATCCCACATTGGACGTTGCTGTCGATCGCTATCTCATGTCGATGCCATCAGAATATTACACGATCGGCAATGTGGAAGAATTAAAAGATTTGATGGCAAACAGTCAACCTTTATTGGTTGATGTTCGAGAGCCTTCTGAGTACCGCTCTGGTCATATCCCTAGTGCCATAAATATTCCATTGCGTACACTATCTCGAAATTTGAATAAAATTCCTAGCGATCGCCCTGTGGTGCTGTACTGTTCGACAGGTTATCGTTCTTCTATGGGAGTGATGACGTTGCATTTGCTCAATTATGATAATGTGAAGGGCTTTCCTGTTATATAA
- a CDS encoding type II toxin-antitoxin system RelE/ParE family toxin codes for MNEFEKKCKYLANFPNIGRNYDHLKPSLRGLNLANYIIFYRVINDDIEIIRIISGYRNLDSLFLDDV; via the coding sequence ATCAATGAGTTTGAGAAAAAATGTAAATATCTTGCTAATTTTCCTAATATTGGACGTAATTATGATCATCTTAAGCCATCTCTACGAGGTTTAAATTTAGCTAACTATATTATTTTTTATCGTGTAATTAATGATGATATTGAAATTATTAGAATTATTAGTGGCTATAGAAATTTAGATTCTTTATTCTTAGATGATGTCTAA
- a CDS encoding tetratricopeptide repeat protein, translating to MLFRNSLLSIITVFSLFSFSSPLKAQALLPYTPELNQDFFDEYGSQLLQDAVQLTRFREYELAVARARLAVQLSPHRYESWFILGTLEIQDNNLDGGVKALQEAKRLAPEQADVLFSLGNSYFQVGDYESSVKEIQAGLKLNKEIPQSYFDLGNAYYRLSKYSDAIESYQQAIKLEPQFWPAINNIGLVEYEQGKINEALESWRKALKIDENQAEPTLAIAVALYRQGKREEALNLGQSALKMDNSYGSMAFLKENLWGDKLLEDTRKFFANPEIAPLVKKETPEKTAE from the coding sequence GTGTTGTTTCGTAATTCTTTATTATCTATTATTACGGTTTTTAGTCTTTTCTCCTTTTCCTCTCCTTTAAAAGCTCAAGCATTATTACCCTATACTCCTGAATTAAATCAAGATTTTTTTGATGAATATGGTTCGCAGTTGTTACAGGATGCTGTGCAATTAACCCGTTTTCGAGAGTATGAATTAGCTGTGGCAAGGGCGAGATTAGCGGTACAATTGTCTCCCCATCGTTATGAATCTTGGTTTATTTTGGGTACTTTAGAAATTCAAGACAATAATCTTGATGGTGGAGTTAAAGCCTTACAAGAAGCGAAAAGACTTGCACCAGAACAAGCTGATGTGTTATTTTCTCTGGGTAATTCTTATTTTCAGGTGGGAGATTATGAATCTTCTGTCAAGGAAATACAAGCGGGTTTGAAGTTAAATAAAGAAATTCCTCAGTCTTATTTTGATTTGGGTAATGCTTACTATAGGTTAAGTAAATATTCTGATGCGATCGAATCCTATCAACAAGCGATCAAATTAGAACCTCAATTTTGGCCTGCTATTAACAATATCGGTTTAGTGGAATATGAACAAGGAAAAATCAATGAAGCCTTAGAATCATGGCGTAAAGCCTTAAAAATTGACGAAAATCAAGCTGAACCAACGTTAGCTATCGCAGTAGCCCTTTACCGTCAAGGAAAAAGGGAAGAAGCCCTAAATTTAGGACAATCTGCCCTTAAAATGGATAATAGCTATGGCAGTATGGCATTTTTAAAGGAAAATCTTTGGGGGGATAAGTTATTAGAAGATACTCGCAAATTCTTTGCTAATCCAGAGATTGCCCCTTTAGTGAAAAAAGAAACTCCTGAAAAAACGGCGGAGTAG
- a CDS encoding ARMT1-like domain-containing protein, with amino-acid sequence MVTLVVRGAPVLNDATLGDVETVGIDRIVDTIDNGSDAPGTILNDCSEEFRRRFAEADLIIAKGQGNFETLSNELGNIFFLFKVKCSVIANLVNQPIGMQMLVHSKLDG; translated from the coding sequence ATAGTTACCCTCGTTGTCCGAGGTGCTCCTGTTCTCAATGATGCAACTCTTGGTGACGTGGAAACAGTGGGGATCGATCGAATTGTAGATACGATCGACAATGGTTCAGATGCACCGGGTACGATCTTAAATGATTGCAGTGAAGAATTTCGTCGTCGCTTTGCCGAAGCTGATTTGATCATCGCTAAGGGGCAAGGAAATTTCGAGACTCTCAGCAATGAGTTAGGCAATATCTTTTTCTTATTTAAGGTCAAATGTTCTGTAATTGCTAATCTGGTTAATCAACCTATCGGTATGCAAATGTTGGTACATTCCAAACTTGACGGATAG
- a CDS encoding DNA methyltransferase produces MNNQLFYGDNLDVLRRHIKDETVDLCYIDPPFNSKRNYNQIYNNIGKEDRAQAQAFIDTWTWDDLANYGLAEIKENYHGKFTQQTIDLICGLDKVLGKGSLFAYLVNMTLRIVEIHRVLKPTGSFYLHCDPTASHYLKLVLDTIFCSQGGDFRNEIIWSYKKWAVAEKTFSKNHDIVLFYNKNANKILFNVLLQERAPSTLKRFGKKKIVSGHDETGKRIPSQTTNEDSTGVKMSDVWDIPIIAPSSKERLGYPTQKPKALLERIIKASSNEGDVILDAFCGCGTTVEVAQLLDRKWIGIDITYQSIGVIIKRLEDSFGKEVLENITLNGIPKDIESAQALALKKDDRTRKEFEKWAVLTYTNNRAIINDKKGADKGIDGIAFFDSGKDNPEKIIIQVKSGKVKSGDIRDLLGTITINEATLGIFITLNEPTKDMIKTAKEAGIYQSQFMSNPVDKISIVTVREIIEEQKRLDIRLVLEVLKSAEKQKEIKSDQIKINFAD; encoded by the coding sequence ATGAATAATCAATTATTTTATGGCGATAATTTAGACGTTTTAAGAAGACATATTAAAGATGAAACTGTGGACTTATGTTATATCGATCCGCCTTTTAATTCTAAGCGCAATTATAACCAAATTTATAACAACATCGGTAAAGAAGATCGAGCCCAAGCTCAGGCTTTTATTGATACTTGGACATGGGATGATTTAGCTAATTATGGTTTAGCTGAAATTAAGGAAAATTATCATGGAAAATTCACCCAACAAACGATCGATCTTATTTGTGGATTAGACAAAGTTTTAGGTAAAGGAAGTTTATTTGCTTATCTGGTAAATATGACTTTAAGAATAGTAGAAATTCATCGAGTTTTAAAGCCAACGGGCAGTTTTTATCTTCATTGTGATCCCACTGCAAGTCATTATTTAAAATTAGTTTTAGATACTATTTTTTGTTCTCAAGGTGGAGATTTTAGAAATGAAATTATATGGAGTTATAAAAAATGGGCAGTAGCTGAAAAAACTTTTTCTAAAAATCATGATATAGTTTTGTTCTATAATAAAAATGCAAATAAAATTCTTTTTAATGTTTTATTACAAGAACGTGCGCCATCAACTTTAAAACGATTTGGCAAGAAAAAAATAGTATCTGGACATGATGAAACGGGAAAAAGAATTCCATCACAAACCACTAATGAAGATTCTACAGGGGTTAAAATGTCGGATGTTTGGGATATTCCAATTATTGCACCTTCTTCTAAAGAAAGATTAGGCTATCCCACCCAAAAACCCAAGGCATTATTAGAGCGGATAATTAAAGCCAGTAGTAATGAAGGAGATGTGATATTAGATGCCTTTTGCGGTTGCGGTACGACTGTTGAAGTTGCCCAATTACTAGATAGAAAATGGATAGGAATTGATATAACTTATCAAAGTATTGGGGTAATAATTAAACGATTAGAAGACAGTTTCGGTAAAGAAGTTTTAGAAAATATCACCCTTAATGGTATTCCTAAAGATATAGAATCCGCTCAAGCATTGGCATTGAAAAAGGACGATCGAACTCGCAAAGAATTTGAAAAATGGGCAGTTTTAACCTATACCAATAATAGGGCAATAATCAACGATAAAAAAGGAGCAGATAAAGGTATTGACGGTATCGCATTTTTTGATAGTGGCAAAGATAACCCAGAAAAAATTATTATTCAAGTCAAGTCCGGGAAGGTAAAATCAGGAGATATTCGGGATTTATTAGGCACAATTACCATAAACGAGGCTACTTTAGGAATATTTATTACTCTTAATGAGCCCACAAAAGACATGATTAAGACTGCGAAAGAAGCAGGAATTTATCAAAGCCAATTTATGAGTAATCCTGTCGATAAAATTTCGATCGTCACCGTAAGAGAAATTATCGAAGAACAAAAACGCCTTGATATAAGATTAGTTTTAGAAGTGTTAAAAAGTGCCGAAAAACAGAAGGAAATTAAAAGCGATCAAATCAAAATCAACTTTGCGGATTGA